The following coding sequences are from one Macaca mulatta isolate MMU2019108-1 chromosome 7, T2T-MMU8v2.0, whole genome shotgun sequence window:
- the LOC144329722 gene encoding syncytin-1-like: protein MWRPNRDLETRDSVRKRTPKDGRPLTKTKGVKLFRSPREPAASESKKMKPNMKFLWRIIALYNIVTVYAGFGDPRKAKELLRKQYGQPCDCRGGQISEPPSDRITQVTCTGKTAYLMPNQLWKCKSTPRDTSPSGPLLECPCSSFQSSVHSSCYTSYQQCKSGNRTYYTATLLKTQTGGINDVQVLGSTNKLVQSPCNGQKGKPVCWSTTAPIHISDGGGPLDITRIKTVQKKLEEIHKASYPELQYHPLALPELRGNFRLDAQTFDILNATYNLLQMSNTSLAHDCWLCLKMGPPIPLAIPNLSLPYVNYSNESLVNNSCPIIPPLLVQPMTFSNSSCLFLPSYNNTKEIDLGYVVFGNCTSIINATNPLCAINGSVFVCGNNMAYTYLPTNWTGLCVLATLLPDIDIIPGDEPIPIPAIEHFIYRLKRAIQFIPLLAGLGITTAFTTGATGLGVSLTQYTKLSNQLISDVQTLSSTIQDLQDQVDSLAEVVLQNRRGLDLLKAEQGGICLALQEKCCFYANKSGIVRDKIKTLQEELEKRRKGLAANPLWTGLDGLLPYLLPFLGPLLTLLLFLTLGPIILNKLMAFVRQQIEAFQAKPIQVHYHRLEMTENGESYLP from the exons ATGTGGCGCccgaacagggacctggaaacgagggactccgtgaggaagaggacgccaaaggacggtcgaccgctaacgaagacaaaaggagtcaaactcttccgatcaccacgggaacctgccgcgtcagaatcgaag aaaatgaagcctaacatgaaattcctttggagaataatcgctctatataacatagtgacagtctatgcaggttttggtgaccctcgtaaggcaaaagaattattacgaaaacaatacggccagccttgtgactgcagagggggacaaatatctgaacctccgtcagatagaatcacccaggtgacctgcacgggcaagacagcttacctaatgccaaaccagttatggaaatgtaagtctacccCAAGAGATACTTCACCTAGCGGGCCGCTCCTAGAATGCCCTTGTAgctctttccaatcttctgtacatagttcctgttatacctcctatcaacaatgcaaatcaggcaatagaacatattatacggccacgttactaaaaacacaaactggaggcatcaatgacgtacaagtattaggatccactaataaacttgtacaatctccttgtaacggccaaaaaggaaagcctgtttgttggagcactaccgcccccattcacatttctgatggaggaggcccattagatattacaagaattaaaaccgtccagaaaaaattagaagaaattcataaagcttCATATCCTGAACTTCAATATCACCCTTTAGCCTTGCCTGAGCTTAGAGGTAATTTTAGGCTCGATGCCCAAACCTTTGATATCCTCAATGCtacttacaatttacttcaaatgtccaatacaagcctggcccacgattgttggctttgtcttaaaatgggcccccctattcctctagccatacctaacctttcattgccctatgtcaattactcaaatgaatccttagtaaataattcctgtcctattATCCCCCCGCTCTTAGTTCAACCGATGacgttttctaattcctcttgcctctttttgccatcatataataacactaaagaaattgatttaggctatgttgtgtttggcaactgtacttccataatcaatgccaccaaccctttgtgtgctataaatggctcggttttcgtttgtggaaacaacatggcatatacgtatctacctacaaattggacagggctttgtgttctggccactcttctccccgacattgatatcatccctggagatgaacctatccccatccccgctattgaacattttatttatagactgaaacgagccatacaatttattcccttgttggctggactaggaatcaccactgcttttactacaggagccacaggcctaggagtctcactaacccaatatactaaattatccaatcaattaatctcagatgtacagaccttatccagtactatacaagatttacaagaccaagtagactcgttagctgaagtagttctccaaaatagaagaggtctagatttgttaaaggcagaacagggagggatatgtttggctttacaggaaaagtgctgtttttacgccaacaaatccggaatcgtcagagataagataaaaactttgcaagaagaactagaaaagcgcagaaaaggcctggccgccaatccactatggactggactcgatggacttctcccctatctcctgccatttcttggtcctttactcactcttttactcttcctcactctcgggcctataatccttaataagcttatggcatttgtcagacaacaaattgaggccttccaggccaaacctatacaggtccattatcatcgccttgagatgactgaaaatggtgagtcttatttaccttaa